The proteins below are encoded in one region of Accipiter gentilis chromosome 12, bAccGen1.1, whole genome shotgun sequence:
- the UTP3 gene encoding something about silencing protein 10, translating into MRTRRGTVLRPPPQPAEEEEEEDGGQAGPEGLADEVEDFHEAKFQAVMAALESGEEAGDSEEEEEEEVLGLQLPEDSEEDGSGEEEEEEEEREVQGVDLYVDHSAEEDGEGEEEDEDGEGEEEEGSEVEDEDGELSMGSDLEERHQDTKLPHELSWGQRKQLYYDTDYGSDAQAKGKRSQQEVDAEEEEEEQEAQVIQRRLVQDLGEDDYGLDVIQGYLAEQQKTHDGKGQKIDKDLQALSKKQQLKLLKQESPELLQLIEDFEVKLMELKDELHPLLQMVKNGTILQGKGSRYLQTKYHLYLNYCANISFYLVLKSKRMPVHSHPVIERLVAYRNIINDLAVIDQKLSSQVRMLLKNYYDKKEDKLPKEKKFALFLPPDVKKTKSKRASALASGQATAAELSDESELDEESALKYYKMMEEKLKLKRKRTEDQDMLEEEAVLEGEDPHKKRGVTYQMIKNKGLTPRRKKIDRNPRVKHREKFRRAKIRRKGQVREVRRELHRYAGELSGIRAGVKKSRKLQ; encoded by the coding sequence ATGAGGACCCGGCGCGGTACCGTCCTgcggccgccgcctcagcccgccgaagaggaggaggaggaggatggcggcCAGGCTGGTCCCGAGGGCCTGGCGGACGAGGTGGAGGATTTCCATGAGGCGAAGTTCCAGGCGGTGATGGCGGCCCTGGAGAGCGGGGAGGAGGCCGGGgacagcgaggaggaggaggaggaggaggtgctggggctgcagtTGCCGGAGGACAGCGAGGAGGATGGAAGcggtgaggaagaagaggaggaggaggagagggaggtgcaGGGGGTGGATCTTTACGTGGACCACAGTGCAGAAGAGGATGGAGAAggcgaggaggaggatgaggatggagaaggcgaggaggaggagggaagtgaGGTTGAAGATGAAGATGGAGAGCTGTCCATGGGGAGTGACTTGGAGGAGCGCCATCAGGATACCAAGCTCCCCCACGAGCTCTCCTGGGGCCAACGCAAACAGCTTTACTACGACACAGACTATGGGAGCGATGCACAGGCCAAGGGCAAGCGTAGCCAGCAAGAAGTcgatgctgaggaggaggaagaggagcaggaggctCAAGTCATCCAGAGGCGGTTGGTGCAGGACTTAGGGGAGGATGACTATGGGTTGGATGTGATCCAGGGCTATCTGGCTGAGCAGCAGAAAACCCACGATGGCAAGGGGCAGAAGATTGATAAGGATTTGCAGGCCCTttccaagaagcagcagctgaagctgctGAAGCAGGAGTCCCCTGAGCTCCTGCAGCTGATTGAGGACTTTGAAGTCAAGCTAATGGAGCTCAAGGATGAGCTGCACCCACTGCTGCAAATGGTCAAAAATGGCACTATTCTGCAAGGGAAAGGCAGTCGCTATTTGCAGACAAAGTATCATCTCTACTTGAATTACTGTGCCAATATCAGTTTCTATTTGGTTTTGAAGTCAAAGAGGATGCCGGTTCACAGTCACCCCGTTATTGAACGGCTGGTTGCTTATAGAAATATAATCAATGACCTAGCTGTTATAGATCAAAAGTTATCCTCACAAGTTCGTATGCTTTTGAAAAACTACTATGATAAGAAGGAAGACAAATTACCAAAGGAGAAGAAGTTTGCGCTGTTCCTCCCACCGGATGTTAAGAAAACCAAATCGAAACGTGCTTCTGCGCTTGCTAGTGGCCAGGCTACTGCTGCTGAACTGTCAGATGAGTCGGAGCTGGATGAAGAGTCTGCCCTAAAATACTATAAGATGATGGAGGAGAAGTTGAAACTCAAGAGGAAAAGAACCGAAGATCAAGACATGCTTGAAGAAGAAGCGGTGTTGGAAGGAGAGGATCCACATAAAAAGAGAGGTGTGACCTATCAGATGATCAAGAACAAAGGCCTGACGcccagaaggaagaaaattgatCGCAACCCCAGGGTCAAGCATCGGGAGAAGTTTCGGCGAGCCAAGATTCGCCGCAAGGGCCAGGTCCGTGAAGTTCGGAGGGAATTGCACAGATATGCCGGGGAACTGTCCGGCATTCGCGCGGGAGTTAAGAAAAGCAGGAAGCTTCAGTGA